CGGCAGATGGACTGGTACCCCGAGAAGATGTTTACTCGCTATAAGAACTGGATCGAGGGGCTCCAGTGGGACTGGTCCATCTCCCGGCAGCGCTCCTCCGGGATTCCGTTCCCCGTCTGGTACTGCGGGGAGTGCGAGCACGTCGTCGTCGCGGAGCGAGAAGACCTACCCGTCGACCCCCTCGCGGACGACCCGCCGGTCGACTCCTGTCCCGAGTGCGGCCACGGCGAGTTCGTCCCCGAGGACGACGTGTTCGACACGTGGGCCACCTCTTCCCTCACCCCTCTCATCAACGCCGGGTGGGGCTGGGACGCGGAGAAGGGAGAGACGACGCTGGACCGGCCGGAACTGTACCAGTTCGACCTGCGCCCGCAGGGCCACGACATCATCTCCTTCTGGTTGTTCCACACCGTCGTGAAGTGCTACGAGCACACCGGCGAGGTGCCGTTCGACAGCGTGATGATAAACGGGATGGTCCTCGACGAGAACCGCGAGAAGATGTCGAAATCGAAGGGCAACGTCGTCTCGCCGGACGAAGTCGTCTCGAAGTACCCCGTCGACGCCGCGCGCTACTGGGCCGCGGGGTCGGCCGTCGGCGACGACCTGCCGTACTCCGAGAAGGGGCTCCGCGCGGGCGAGAAACTCATCCGGAAGCTCTGGAACGCCTCGAAACTGGTCGAGAGCCTCACCGATGACGCCCCCGAGGAGTTCGACCACGACGAACTCCACGCGCTGGACCGCTGGCTCCTCGCGGAGTTGGACCAGGAGATAGCGCGCGTCTCCGAGAAGCTGGAGAACCGCGAGTTCTCGAAGGCCCGGGACGGCCTCCGGAGTTTCTTCTGGAACACGTTCTGCGACGACTACCTCGAAATCGCCAAACAGCGCGTCCGCGAGGAGGACGACGACTCCGCGAAGTACACTCTCCAAATCGCGCACCGCCGCTTCGTCAAACTGTTCGCGCCCGTCCTCGCGCACGTCACGGAGGAACTGTGGCGCGACATGCACGGCGAAGAGGCCGAAAGCGTCCACCGCGCCGCGTGGCCCGAACCGCTCGGCGTCGACGCCGACGTCGCGGCCGGCGAGACGGCGATGGCCGTCGTCGGCGCCCTCCGCAAGTACAAGAGCGACAACCAGCTTTCGATGAACGCCTCGGTCGACCGCGTGCTGGTGTACGGGAACGTCCGCGGCTTCGAGGAGGACATCAGCGGCGTGATGCACGTCGAGGAGTTGGAAACCTTAGATGAGGAACCGCAGATAGAGTCCGTCGTCACCGGCGTCGACCTCGACTACTCGCTGGTCGGCCCCGAGTTCGGCGCGCAGGTGCCGGACATCGAAGCGGACATCGAGGCCGAGGAGTACGAGGTTGTCGACGGGAGCCTCCGCGCCGGCGGCGCCGAACTCGACCCCGAGATGTTCACCATCGAGGAGGAGCGCCGGTATACCGGCGAGGGCGAGATGCTCGAAGCGGGCGACGCCGTCGTCATCGTCCAGCACGGCGACTGAGACGACGAGACGCTGAGACGCGAACGTCGTGTCGTTTCCGTCGCACCCGCCGCCCGCTCTCGACGCCGCCGTCAGTCCGCCCGCGGGGTCCGGAGCGCCGAGTGCCCGTCGCTCGCGCCTTCCTCCCGACCGGCTTCCGTCGTCTCTTCTCCTTCGCTCCCGTTCCGCTCGTTCGCCTCCCCGTCCTCCTCGACCGCGCCGAACAGCGAGAGGTCCACCGCCTCGGCCATCGCCCGGTAGCCGGCGTCGTTCGGGTGGAGGTGGTCACCGCTGTCGTACTTCGAGAGCATCCGTCCGGGGTGGTCCGGGTCGCGCAGGGCCGCGTCGAAGTCGACGACGCCGTCGAAGACGTCGGTCGTCCGGATGAACTCGTTGACGGCCTGTCGCTGCGCCTCGGCCTCGGCGCCGCCGTAACTCTCGGAGGCGCCGCCCGCGGGCGTCAGCGTCCCGGCGAACACGTCGATGTCGTGAGCGTGTAGCTGTCGGGCTATCTGCTTCAGTCCGAAGATGATGCGGTCGGCGCCGACGGCCGGCGGGTGCTGGCCGATGTCGTTTACCCCTTCGAGCAGGATGACCTCCGTCACGCCGGGTTGGGCGAGGACGTCGTGGTCGAGGCGGGCGAGGGCGTTGTTGCCGAACCCGGTTCCGGAGACGGAGTCGTAGAGCACGCGGTTCCCCGAGATGCCGGCGTTGACGACGGAGCGCTCGACGCCGTTCGCGACGAACCGGCGGGCCAGGTAGTCCGGGTAGCGGTGGTCCGCGCCCGGCGTCGACGCGAAGCCGTCGGTGATGGAGTCACCCAACGCGACGACGGTTCCCACCTCCTCGTCCGCGAGGACGTCGACCCCCTTCAGGAAGAACCACGACATCGCCGCCTCCTCGAACGCGTCGCCGCCGGACGCCTCGGTGTAGTTCCCCAGTGCCGAGTACGTCCGCTTCAGGGCGAGGGGGTGCCGCGTCGCCGGCCCCGTCGCGTCCACCGCGTAGAAACTCACGGCGAGGTCCTCGTCCGCCGCCACGTCGAACTCCACGGGGTCGCTGTAGACGGCCGCGCCGGCCGGGAGGAAGACGGACTCCTCGCCGCCGAACGTCACCGTCTCCGTCGACCCGGGGACGACGCTCGCGCCGTCGTCGCGGTCCGCGACGGTGACCTTCGCGAAGGTGACGGGGTCGTCGCCGTAGCGGTTCGTGAGGCGGAGGCGGACGGTCGACCCGTCGACGCTCGGGTTGACCATCTGTCTGACCGTCCGATTCTCGAACCCCGCGCGGGAGAGGCCGCTTTCGGCGGGCGGGGCGGGCGCCGCGGACCACGTCCCGACGAAGTGCTCGCCTCCCGTTCCGTCCGTCCCCTCGGTTGACCCCGAGTCCGATTCCGACCCCGTCGCCGCGACGGCGCCCGTTCCGAGAGCGGCCGTCCCGACGGCCGCGCCGACCGTCTTGGCGAATTCTCTGCGATTAATCATTTTGATACGGCTCGCGGTTCCGGCCCGGCGCGAAAATATCTACTGGCCAACCTATGGGAACTGATAGGAACGGTGCGCTACAGGTCCGCGCCGACGGCCTCGTCCACCGAGTCGAAGCCGTCGCGTTCGAGCAACTCCAGCAGTCCCTCGTTGATGTCGCGCGCGAGCGTCGGCCCCTCGAAGACGAGGCCGGTGTACAACTGGACGAGACTCGCGCCGGCGCGAATCTTCGCGTACGCGCCCGCCGCGGAGGAGACCCCCCCGACGCCGACGACGGGCACGTCCGTCCGTTCGGCGACGAAGCGGACCATCTCGGTCGCTCGGCCCTCGATGGGGGCGCCCGAGAGGCCGCCGCGTTCGGCGCGGTTCGGACTGCGCAGTCCGGCGGGCCGGTCGGTGGTCGTGTTCGTGGCGACGACGCCGTCGAGGTCGTACTCGTCGACGACGTCGAGGGCGTCCTCGACGGCGGGGTCCGGCAGGTCCGGCGAGAGTTTCACGAGGAGGGGCGAGGCGCCTGCGTCGACGAGTCCCCCGAGGATGGCCTCCAAGGAGTCGCGGTTCTGCAAGTCGCGGAAGCCCTCGCTGTTGGGACAGGAGACGTTGACGGCGACGTAGTCGGCGTGTTCGCCCACCCGTTCGTAGCTGTCGCGATAGTCGGCGGGGGCGTCCTCGGGGTCGGTCGATTCCGAGAGGGCGAGGTTGACGCCGACGGTGACGTCCGGGTCGGGTCCGGCGGCGAGGCGTTCGCCGACGGCGTCGGCGCCCTCGTTGTTCAGACCCATGCGGTTGACGATGCCGCGGTCCTCGCGGAGGCGGAACATCCGGGGGCGGGGGTTGCCGTCCTGCGGGTCGGCGGTGACGCCGCCCACCTCGACGTGGCCGAAGCCGAGGCTCCCGAGGACGTCGGGCACCTCGGCGTTCTTGTCGAACCCGGCGGCGACGCCGACGGGGTTCTCGAAGGAACAGTCGAACGCTTCGGTGCGGAGTCTCTCGTCGTCGACGCGGTACCGGGCGGCGAACGCGTCGGCGAGGAAGGTGTGCTGTGCGGTCCGGAGGCCGCGGTGGACGAGTCCGTGCGCCGTCTCCGGCGGGAGCGAGAAGAGCGCGGGTTTCAGTGCTCGATAGAGGGTTCGCATCGGGTGTAGGTGTGTCGGCGTTCGGTCGGACTCCGGCGGGTTCAGAAGTCGTGTTCGACGTCGTCCGGGTCGGCCTTCTGGATGATGATCTTACCGTCACGAACCCGAACGAACACCTCGTCGCCGATGTCC
This is a stretch of genomic DNA from Halogeometricum sp. S3BR5-2. It encodes these proteins:
- a CDS encoding valine--tRNA ligase, with protein sequence MPSGEYDPETVEAKWQDRWVSEDTYAYADAEGADADAVDPDTAFSIDSPPPTVSGSLHWGHAYGFTLQDFVARFERMRGENVFFPFGFDDNGIASERLTEEELDVRHQDFDRREFQRMCREVCEGYEAEFTEKMQGLGISIDWDQTYQTISPEVQRTSQLSFIELYDEGREYRQRAPAIWCPECETAISQVETEDDEQDSHFHDIEFDVVDSDETFVISTTRPELLPACVAVFVHPDDEENEHLVGEEARIPIFGQEVPVIEDERVDLETGSGIVMCCTFGDQTDIEWYQAHDLNLRIAIDESGTLTDVAGEYAGMSSAEAREAIVSDLENDGALLDRRAITHTVNVHERCGTSVEFLVKDQWYVELLDKTDEYLEAGRQMDWYPEKMFTRYKNWIEGLQWDWSISRQRSSGIPFPVWYCGECEHVVVAEREDLPVDPLADDPPVDSCPECGHGEFVPEDDVFDTWATSSLTPLINAGWGWDAEKGETTLDRPELYQFDLRPQGHDIISFWLFHTVVKCYEHTGEVPFDSVMINGMVLDENREKMSKSKGNVVSPDEVVSKYPVDAARYWAAGSAVGDDLPYSEKGLRAGEKLIRKLWNASKLVESLTDDAPEEFDHDELHALDRWLLAELDQEIARVSEKLENREFSKARDGLRSFFWNTFCDDYLEIAKQRVREEDDDSAKYTLQIAHRRFVKLFAPVLAHVTEELWRDMHGEEAESVHRAAWPEPLGVDADVAAGETAMAVVGALRKYKSDNQLSMNASVDRVLVYGNVRGFEEDISGVMHVEELETLDEEPQIESVVTGVDLDYSLVGPEFGAQVPDIEADIEAEEYEVVDGSLRAGGAELDPEMFTIEEERRYTGEGEMLEAGDAVVIVQHGD
- a CDS encoding SGNH/GDSL hydrolase family protein; the protein is MINRREFAKTVGAAVGTAALGTGAVAATGSESDSGSTEGTDGTGGEHFVGTWSAAPAPPAESGLSRAGFENRTVRQMVNPSVDGSTVRLRLTNRYGDDPVTFAKVTVADRDDGASVVPGSTETVTFGGEESVFLPAGAAVYSDPVEFDVAADEDLAVSFYAVDATGPATRHPLALKRTYSALGNYTEASGGDAFEEAAMSWFFLKGVDVLADEEVGTVVALGDSITDGFASTPGADHRYPDYLARRFVANGVERSVVNAGISGNRVLYDSVSGTGFGNNALARLDHDVLAQPGVTEVILLEGVNDIGQHPPAVGADRIIFGLKQIARQLHAHDIDVFAGTLTPAGGASESYGGAEAEAQRQAVNEFIRTTDVFDGVVDFDAALRDPDHPGRMLSKYDSGDHLHPNDAGYRAMAEAVDLSLFGAVEEDGEANERNGSEGEETTEAGREEGASDGHSALRTPRAD
- a CDS encoding quinone-dependent dihydroorotate dehydrogenase, giving the protein MRTLYRALKPALFSLPPETAHGLVHRGLRTAQHTFLADAFAARYRVDDERLRTEAFDCSFENPVGVAAGFDKNAEVPDVLGSLGFGHVEVGGVTADPQDGNPRPRMFRLREDRGIVNRMGLNNEGADAVGERLAAGPDPDVTVGVNLALSESTDPEDAPADYRDSYERVGEHADYVAVNVSCPNSEGFRDLQNRDSLEAILGGLVDAGASPLLVKLSPDLPDPAVEDALDVVDEYDLDGVVATNTTTDRPAGLRSPNRAERGGLSGAPIEGRATEMVRFVAERTDVPVVGVGGVSSAAGAYAKIRAGASLVQLYTGLVFEGPTLARDINEGLLELLERDGFDSVDEAVGADL